The DNA region aatataaaaaattattttaatgtgaagttgataattaaaaatagttaaataattaaataatttttatttatcaattttacataaaaataactggtaataaatttttgtttaaatataaataattaaaatatgttttcATGATTtaccaaaaatattatattttattatattaaaatagattCAATGGTTGCACGATAAATGTTTGTTGcttacataattaatattttttttgtgactgcttatataattaatatgatattttattaatatggttGATACAAAAAAAACTAAGAATTTAATAAGATACATAAGTCCATATTTAGTTCTCCCATCTAGAAATAATATTAAGTGAAAAAAGATTGAGAtaagaaaaattttaacttttatttagtttgtttAACATATAATCTTTTGACATTTATCAACAATGAGAAATATATACTTGATTACATATTTTTATTGATGAGAATTGTAAGCTACATagtaaaattcttaatttttgttatatatatatatattttttaaaatagatttgaggtgtcttataaaatttttgtacttttatatgagtaaaaaattgataaaaaaatattttttgttactttAAACACGTGTATCATCTAATGACACTTGTTTTGatcatttgaaaaatattttggatgtgcatgatttatttattatatgtcaCGATAACTTTTTTTATGTACGttattttgttcatattttaatcTTATTGTTTAAGATAGAATCAAAGTAACCCATAATGCAGTGGATAAGATTATTTGGAGAGCATTAAGCATGTGAAAAAAGCTAATAGtagaacaattaaatttaaagaatGTTATATCCGATATCGAGAAGCTTAAATATACAATTAAGTAAGACTTGtctgatcttttaaatttttgaaatgttCTAATTTTTAGTTGcgaataaattttgaatttttttcggaTATTTATTCTAATTGACTATTTCATCGAAAACTTACAGCAGCTTGCTAAACAAAagctaaaagaaaaaagagtaaggGTATTACTGGCATAATATCTACAATTGGATTCAAAAAAGCATAGGCTTCGGATAATTTTGTCAACAGAAAACTACTTGAATAAAGAGCGGAGTTAATATGAATACAGACCACGCCCCAATCTACCCCCTGGAGGAATGTGTGCTTCTAAGATCTCTTTTATACTGTGGCCAATCCCGAAGTTGGTTCTATACATGTGACCAGCTATCAGGAAAAGAATCGCAATAGCTAAATGATGGTGCACAATATCAGTCAGCCATAAGCCCATGAGTGATTCGGCGGATTTGGATTCCTATATATCCACTCATGCGGTACTTCACTGTGTGATATATATAAGATCCATCTGTATAGATATCATCATCTACATCCAGAAAGTCGTATGCTTTGGAAGAAACTTGTACAGTTTGGGAAGCGGTTTTGATTGATCAAAAAGAAGAATCCACTTCAACCGACGAAACTTTCGTTATTGGGTTAGCCATACACTTCACATGTTTCTAGCGATTCACATGGCATTATCAAATGATACAAGTCTTGGATAAGAATCTACAACGCACTAGAACGACATTGTGTCTATATACTTGTTACAAATTTTTTGTTTCCTCAATTTTAAATAGGGGTGGCAGTGCAAAATCCGCTCCGCCGTCCTGACATGCATATACTATCCGCTCTTATTATTATCCGCGGATAGTAAATAGCAGAATCCGAACTCGTCCCTGCGGGTATTCCTCCCACCCCGACTCAtccctataaaaattaaatattttaatttttatctatttatatataaattaagacaaaaatttaaaatttatagataaattaaaatacaaacataaaatttATACAATGTCATTAGCTAaaataacttgaaattaaaaaaaatattgttagatcactacaaatttaacaccataataaagaaattacaatatTAGATATAAAATGATATTCAACCCTTATTCTTGATCACTTTtaacatcttcatcatcattaaaagattgcaaatcaagatttaaacctgaaaattaaaagagataacaattaacaaattaattggtactatgaaaaaaattaacataaatgaaGATTAATTAATATATCACCTTTACTTTCCAAAGGTGTCCACAACCAACTTTGACCACACATCAAAGCTTCAATTATGTCTTGTTTGAGCTTTGCACGATGAGGAGAAATCACATGACCACTTGTACTAAAAGCAGATTCAGAGGCAACAGTGGATACCGGAATAGCATAtatatccttagctatttttgcAAGAACTTTAAATTTCATCTGATTGTTCTTCCACCATTTCAAAACATTAAAGTTAGGATCATTTGGAGGATGAATTTCCTCCTCAAGATAATGATCAAACTCAACATTCACATATGAACTCCttgtcatttttcttcttttaagataCACCATGTAATCATCACCCCCAAATAAACTTGCATTTCCACTTTCATTAAGTTCTTTTGTATCAACACCAACACCGACATGTGACACATCAGAACTCATTTTTTGAGTGTATTCATTAATCAACTCATTACACAACTGATGAATTCTATCAACTTGCTTGGAGCATTCTGTTAGATCTGGATACATTTTTTCAAATTGAAACTCAACCCCAACCATCTTGTACCTAGGGTCTAAAACAGCAGCAACACCCATAATGCCATGAATTTCATCCCAATacttttcaaatttcttcttcatGTTAGATGTCATATTAGCAATTAACAAATTAGCAGAAATTTTTCATTCATCCAATGACACTTTTATTTTACAAACcaaggtaaaataaaaattagcAGTCAGAAATTTAGACCCAAAAAATAGTTGAGTAACATCATAAAATAATTTCAATCTGTCACATATTTTCTTCGCAAGTTCCCACTCCTCATTACTTGGCACAGTTTTATATTAGGGTTCCTTCTGTCTTAACCTAGGAAAGACAGCTTTATACAACAAAGCAGTTTCTAACATCAAATAAGTTGAGTTCCAACGCACTATAAGTCAAATGATATATATAGTCTCTCCATCCTTACCTAGAGATCTCGCGTTCGAATCTCactcctaatttaaaaaaaaaaacaatttgttattatattaatatatatatatatatatatatatatatatatattatccataaataaattaaaaaataatatttttttaacaatctCTCACTTGGACTATACATATATGTTTTTCTGAGATAATcacatattataaaatttatatgtgCATCTGaacactattttttttattactttaataatctaGTACGTCTTATATATCAATTATGGAATTACCGCAgctcttatcacattagtgtcgcGATAAAACCACGATGATCACTATACTAATATACTTAAtaacatagatcaaatttggatgaaaaaatttagaaattacatgtaaaatgatctcatgcatgtctattttcaACATGTTTACTTTAATCAATTTTATGAGATCATGAgtcaaaatgaaaacaaaattgaaTACTTTATTTCTGTAGAAATATCTATATTCATAAATTTCTCTAAATGTGAGCATTCAAATGTACACTTCTACTGaaataatatatcataaaatgatATAACACCCATATAAATAGTAtccgagttaatactcaaaatggccCCTGAAATTTGACCTCGACTCAATTTAGCCATCGAATTTTTAATTGGCTTTAATTGTACCATAAAATTTTGACCCGTGACTCAATTTGGCCCTTCAGTCATTTTTCATTACCGAAAATCTGACCTGGAAATTTTAATTGACACCTGACACTGTAATGGTTAGATGACGTGACCAAATTCTTTAAGACATCAATTTAACCCCTCACAATTTGAACATAAAATCTAGCCGTCCCAAGTCCCCAAAATCGTAGTAGTTTTTTCAAGAGTTGGAAATGATGTTGGGGAGTAGCAGCCAAGACTCAGGTAGTTCTAGTAGAGCTTGTTCGCATGGTGGCTGAATAAAGAACGCACACCATGACAGAGGTGGGAAGGTTCCGCATTGGTGCGGTTGTCGGTTGCAACCTGTTTTTCAATGGTCTGAGACGGATTCAAATCTAGAGAGACCATTTTATGGATGCCCTAACTATAATGTgagttggttgaattgttgtAACTTAATTCTGTGTCTTATTTCTGAAATTCTTCTTGATTTTGTAGTTATTCTTCTTTttgattatttttggattttggtATTGTAGAGTACCAATAAGGGATTATGCGACTTTTTTAAATgggaagatgttgaagaggaagaaggcatAATTGAGAGAAATAAAACTCCAATTAATGAATATCATTGAAAAATATCTCTGGGATGAAAAATTAGTACAGTTGAAGCTGAAATTAGAATCTTAAGGATGTGAAATATTATGTTGTCTGTGTTTGTCTTTTTTTTGgatttgtgattgtagcatatgGATTAAGTAGGATAAAATATATGTAAATGTGATATcaattatgtgaatgaaatatTGTTacgtatttgattttttttatagagCTGGAAGTTGATGACAAAATAGAAATGGGATTTTATGTTCTCTTGGGTAATGATATATCCTGTGAAAGTTGTTTAAAATTGAGATTATATGAAAGATgtataaaattttacaaaataagttataaaaaaacaaaagatagTAATTCATTTAGTAATTCATAGTGATTAATCATTGTCATCAGTGATAAGCAATCTTAGCAATAGCAGTATCTGTAACATACCACAATATCACACATAACATAGTTTCAAAATATCCTTGTCAAAACAGAATACCCTACATAACAGAGTCTCAAAATATCAAAAGAGCATAGTTTAAAATGGCTCTCTACAAAATATGTCCTACACAATTTCTTCTAGTCAACATTGTAAATCATATTCTATTTTGTTGTTGGTGGTGTGGAGCGGGTGGGGACGAATTTCATAAACTCTGCCAAGCATGTAGCTGTCTCGGAACTTGCTCATTACATTGAGTCCACCTTGGAAGTTGTTTTTCTCTTAGATTGTAGCTTTTCAGGCCTTGTCACCTGTTGTGGAGGTGGAGATGGTCTAATGGAGGGACCTAGtaaaatttttaatgtaattGAAAATCAACATAACCcaataaagaaaaatcaatatATAATCAAATAGTATCAACCAATTGGATCTAACTAACATTTAATCGTGCATTATAAACCAACATAAACCAATCAACAGTTAATCAAATATTAGAAACCAATCATTTCCTGTTCTTGATTTTCTAGCTGTGAGTAAGTTGGTTAGGTGAGTTCAATCTCTAAATCTAATGCATCATCAACAACTTGAAGTGGTGCTAATAGAGCATTTGCAGTAATCTCACCAGCTTGTGTGTCAGTAGTAGCAACATTTGCTAGGTCTGTAGTCTTTTCAGCCTTAGAACTTTTTGATATTACAACAATAGCTACTGCTGCAGTAGCAAGGGCATTAGCAAGGTCATTAGCCTTCTTGTGAGTACAACTCTTCTTTGTGTGCCCTCTCGTACCACAGTAAATATATGTGAATTTCTTGTATTGCCTCTTTAACTTAATTGAAGTTTTTGACTTCTTAACACCATAGGGCTCTTCATCGGcatccttccttcttttttttttggttattggCCTGGCTTTTTCCTCATTTTGGGTGCATGAGGCCTGTTGTGTTGACTTCTCTCCCAATGATCCTGCTCTGGTATTGGATTGAGAGAGTGCCTGTAGGTATTTCAAGATTTTGATTAATTATGGAGATAGTTACACATGCATGGACACACGACATGCTTACAAAGACAAATATTATGAAACAGTACTCAAAAATCTATCTAATCAAATGGTATAAATAACTAGATACCAATTACTAGTTAAACAAATAACAAGACTTAATTAAATACAAATCAGTCACTATCTATTTCAAAATCTGtttaattaaatgatataaaaaatAGGAACCACTAGTTAATAACAactttattatctattatttgcCAAAACCTGCAAGTGAAAATGCTCTTTCCTAAGTCAACGACCATATTGGTAGGCCAATCCTGAATCTTTGATACTCTTCATCTCCACTCCAAACTGGTGTctatttttgagatttttttcGGATTTTCTGCAATCTACTGTGTTGTATTGGTGAGAGTTTACTAACTTGGAGGGATAACTTGACCTTGTTTTTTACAATCGACCGCATCATAAATATCTAAACCTCCTCTAACAGGGTGATTATTGGCCTAGCTCTGTATTCCTTGATCCTTGAGTTAAAAACTTCATAAGCACTGTTACAAATGttgtcaatttttttaacatgTCGGAAATATGCCCTTGTTCATGCTTCTCTAGGCCACTTATCCAACTATGCCCAAGCTTGCTCGTTAAATCTTGTTAACCtatccttcatccgatcaaaatTATAGCGAGTTGTTTTCCTAGCACACTCCTATAATAGTCCTCTATACTCCTACTCTTTTCACTGTTTGTCAAAATTCTTCTATAAATGTCAGACACAGAATCTATGGTGTACATTGGACATGAGCTCCTTTACTGCTGAAGCCAAACCCTAAACTAGTAGCACATGCAAATTCTATTATCGTGCTTCAAACACACTCCCCAAGTATATTAAATGACCTCAATCAGACCCTACAATTAACTTAATTGAACTCAAATCGACCACCCAAATATTTTAACTATACTAATAACAGTCCTTGCAACAAACatcaataaaatatataaatacatttatTCATTTATCTTTTACATGTCTGACATAAAAGCTCATTTGTTAGCCATGTAGTCACCCAAGTTATCAAGCAGCAGGTAAAAAAATCACTTCCAGTTGTCTTTAGTCTTGACATCAACAATTGCCCACGCAATTGGATTTATATGGTTGTTACCATCTTAAACCACTGCTGGAGGTATTTGTCCCCCAAATCGATCTTCAAGAAGGCTCCATCGAGTCTGATCAATGAGCGGCAGCCAGTCTTGAAACCCTTCTTACATCCATCCAGGCATACATACATTTTTTCAAAGATAGGATCCTCCCCTTGAAGATATGTACCAATCTTTACTGTTGAATCTGGGTTATTCTTAAGTAAAGTCTCTGCATAGTCTCTAACCAAACCATACTGAGCAGCTGCATCACTATAAATAATATTTCTTGCGTCTATTAGCCTCGCTGTGCTTTAAGCTCGGATACCTCCTCAATTTCTTAACCAACTTGCCAGTAAGCCATCTCCTGTTGGAAGCTCTGTTTTTGCTTATCCTAGATCATATGTGTTTATTATTAAAGGCCAGTATGTCTCCTTAGAATATCTGGATGCATAAGTAACCCATGGACATCTAACCATATCCTCATCTTCTTTAGTTGTCCACTAGCATATAGCTCTGACTCTGTAGCTCTTATTCCTTCTAAATTTAATCTCCATACCCTTCTGAATAATGAAATCCCTCCCAAAATCCATAAATTCATTCTTGTTATTGAATTTCATTGCAACTTGAAGCTTTAGTTCACTAAATCAGCCACCCTCAGAAAAGATTGAAAATACatcatcagcatcatcatcactcCACTTCTCATCTGAGTTTGGGGAGAATTTTCAATTCTTCAGACTTCCAAGAGTTGTTTCCATCAGAATCATCGTGAATTAGATCATATGCATCATAAGATTCTTGGTTGTTTTCTTTGTTGCCCAACATTTGTAGCTAGTCTACTTCTTCATCTGAATTCTCTACAATAAGACCGTCATTTTTCTCCACTATTTTCTCTTTGTCCTTTTTTAAGGAAGCACCTGGAGTATGCTTCAACTTCAATTCCCTCAATATTGACCCAGATAGGCAACCTTCAATATCTGATTCAATAGAACTGTCTTATGATCCAGGCTTATATAGGCTATCTTCTGCAGATTCGTAGGAGTCATGTGAGTAAATGTCACTACCAATGCTATCATCTAGATTAATATCCTATATTTGTTCCACCACTTTTCTTTTTAGTCTAGCAGAGGACTTGGTTGTAGTAGGAGTTAATTTGGATGAAGTAGCTTTAGATTTGGGTGCTGACTTAGGTGTTGGATTGGGCTTCTTGGGTCCTAATTTGAGTGTGGGCTTAGGTGCTAGTTTGGATGTGGATTTGGACTTAAGTGCTGGTTTGGATGTGGACTTAGGACTTAGGTGTCTTCTTAGGTATTGGTTTGGGTTTAGGTGTGGGCTTAGATGCTAGTTTTGGTTGGGCTATCTTCTTCAATGGGGGTTAGAAGTAGATTAAGGTGAGGGATTGGATGCTGTGTTGGAAGGGACCTCAGCTCTGGAGTTGATAGGTGATTTGCTATAGGTTACAGTAAATTCAGGTGGTTCAGGATTGGTTTCTTCAGAAGGAATGATTGGTATATCATTCTTTGGACTAGGTATGGTCCTTTTGACATCCTTGTCTACACCAGTGACATTAGGCATTAACTCTATCAATTCAGGTGTTTCATCTACTATGGATTGGAAAATTCCATGCTCATATTATATGTGCATTCTTCTCTTATTATTCTTTGCATAGAAATACATCTCTAGCAACTCCTTGTCATGACTTAATACTCGCAGTTCACTTTTTATAGGTCTATTAAGAACAAGTCACCAACACTCAACCATGTTATTATAACCTAGGGCCTTATAATaatctctcagtgaaaatgcatCTAGTAAATTATCATCCAGCCCAGTCAACTCATCAGTGTGATTATTATCATAAATCAAACTACCATTTGGTTTGGTGACAAAACAACCTTCATGATGATACATAATCATTATACCATCATCTATCTACAAATAAGATTCAAAAAGACATAATAGTTAAAAACAACACTAAGTTCAATATATTGAAAATAGTAATTCAGATTATAGACAATTTAATTGAGGTCTAGTTCCAATATAGTGAATAAGTTAATCAATCAAAAGTGTTCTGGCAACCATTACAAAAAAGAGGTGTTAAAACTTGAATTTTAGAGTAGAATATTTTGTTAAAGGTGTCTAGTTTAAATCCAATCTCTCTCATTCAATTCTTTCTAATATTAACATAAATAAATTCTACCAAGACCAAGTTTCTATAATAATAAGAACTTTCACTACTAATTTCAACAAGTTTCTTTGATGTACAGTAATTGTATTCCTTTTACATTGCTCTAATAATTTAAAATGACAAATTTATATGAGAATCATAGTTGCTACAATAATACAATTGTCTAAATATAtgtaagagtaaagtatcgtttttgtccccaacgtttgggataagttcCAAAGTTATCCCCAACAttttaatcgtcctatttaagtccctaa from Arachis hypogaea cultivar Tifrunner chromosome 10, arahy.Tifrunner.gnm2.J5K5, whole genome shotgun sequence includes:
- the LOC140175601 gene encoding zinc finger BED domain-containing protein RICESLEEPER 3-like — protein: MTSNMKKKFEKYWDEIHGIMGVAAVLDPRYKMVGVEFQFEKMYPDLTECSKQVDRIHQLCNELINEYTQKMSSDVSHVGVGVDTKELNESGNASLFGGDDYMVYLKRRKMTRSSYVNVEFDHYLEEEIHPPNDPNFNVLKWWKNNQMKFKVLAKIAKDIYAIPVSTVASESAFSTSGHVISPHRAKLKQDIIEALMCGQSWLWTPLESKDDDIYTDGSYIYHTVKYRMSGYIGIQIRRITHGLMAD